Proteins encoded by one window of Musa acuminata AAA Group cultivar baxijiao chromosome BXJ2-9, Cavendish_Baxijiao_AAA, whole genome shotgun sequence:
- the LOC103999028 gene encoding PITH domain-containing protein At3g04780: MTSTPSSSIPRGQVDLVEFVDWSGVECLNQTTSHPIVNALKQGSRDDDGLHLESDADEQLLIYVPFLQVIKLHSVVIVGPEEEGPKTVKLFANKEHMGFSNVNDYPPSDSIDLSLDNLKGMPVTVKYVKFQNIRSLTIFIEDNQGGSDVTKVQKIAFLGTTVDTTNMKDLKKIEEH; encoded by the exons ATGACTTCGACGCCTTCTTCCTCGATCCCGCGGGGACAG GTGGATCTCGTTGAATTCGTGGACTGGAGCGGCGTCGAGTGCCTCAACCAGACAACGAGTCACCCCATCGTCAATGCCTTGAAGCAG GGTTCCAGGGATGACGATGGTTTGCATCTGGAGAGCGATGCGGATGAGCAGCTCTTGATTTACGTTCCTTTTCTCCAAGTCATAAAGCTTCATTCGGTTGTCATCGTGGGACCGGAAGAGGAAG GTCCCAAGACAGTAAAACTCTTTGCAAACAAAGAGCACATGGGCTTCAG TAATGTTAATGACTATCCACCTAGTGATTCCATTGATTTGTCACTTGACAATCTTAAG GGGATGCCTGTTACGGTGAAGTATGTCAAGTTTCAAAATATTCGCAG CTTAACGATTTTTATTGAGGACAACCAAGGTGGTAGTGATGTCACAAAAGTTCAGAAGATTGCTTTTCTGGGAACAAC GGTTGATACCACAAACATGAAAGATTTGAAAAAGATAGAAGAGCACTAA
- the LOC135585325 gene encoding serine/threonine-protein kinase Nek2-like isoform X2: MEHYEVLEQIGKGAFGSALLVRHKVENKRYVLKKIRLTHRTETSCWSAHQEMELISNVKSPFIVEYKDSWVEKGCHVYIVTGHCEGGNMAKAIKKANGHLFPEEKLCKWLVQLLMALDYLHKNHILHCDVKCSNIFLTKDQSIRLGGFGLAKILTSDDLACSVVGTPSYMCPELLADIPYGSKSDIWSLGCCIYEMMALKPAFKAFDMPALVNKINKSIVAPLPSSFSGPFRGLTRSMLRRIPEHRPSAAELLKHPHLQPYVLQVNLKYHPTWKMLPVHQATKRHIRKIRFENDEDDAMYKDKDKRKSSGNERILTVSKPMEDSISSTQTIKDSSNRLNQRVMDLSAGSSRAAERGIDKAIGEKHSSTVKKNLPAKIFTTPRTQVEPTKALHAGPKRDVLALRIPADRIEQTTRRASLPLPSFETHSKCNFSIFHQLESPDVSVNSPQIGRIEEFPLASSEDPLSSIHKLSSAHGSSTTPQNYGDHSITKDKCTIQNSKTEGNNRKGSSDQNSTAADASSRGSSESRQHRFDTSSYQQRAAALEGLLEFSALLLQQERFEELGILLRPFGPGKVSPRETAIWLTKSFKENLL, encoded by the exons ATGGAGCATTATGAGGTTTTGGAGCAGATTGGAAAAGGAGCATTTGGGTCAGCTTTGCTGGTGAGGCATAAGGTTGAGAACAAGAG GTATGTCTTGAAAAAGATCCGTCTTACACACCGGACAGAAACGTCCTGTTGGTCCGCCCACCAGGAA ATGGAGCTTATTTCTAATGTAAAAAGCCCATTTATTGTGGAGTATAAAGATTCTTGGGTCGAaaag GGCTGCCATGTATACATCGTAACAGGTCATTGTGAGGGAGGTAACAT GGCTAAAGCCATAAAAAAAGCCAATGGACATCTTTTTCCTGAGGAG AAGCTTTGTAAGTGGCTCGTCCAGCTCCTTATGGCACTTGATTACTTGCATAAGAATCATATTCTTCATTGTGATGTAAAA TGTTCAAATATATTTCTTACAAAAGATCAAAGCATACGTCTTG GCGGTTTTGGGCTTGCTAAAATACTAACCTCAGATGATTTGGCTTGTTCA GTAGTAGGAACTCCTAGCTATATGTGCCCAGAACTTCTTGCCGATATACCTTATGGTTCCAAGTCTGATATCTGGTCTCTTG GCTGCTGTATATACGAGATGATGGCCCTCAAGCCTGCATTCAAAGCATTT GATATGCCAGCTTTGGTGAACAAAATTAACAAGTCCATAGTGGCTCCTCTACCAAGTTCTTTCTCTGGTCCATT TAGGGGACTCACTAGAAGCATGCTTAGAAGAATCCCTGAACATAGGCCAAGT GCCGCAGAACTGCTCAAGCATCCACATCTTCAGCCTTACGTTCTTCAAGTCAATTTAAAGTATCATCCTACATGGAAAATGCTCCCTGTCCACCAAGCTACCAAAAGGCACATCAGAAAAATCAGATTTGAAAATGATGAAGATGATGCCATGTATAAAGACAAGGACAAAAGAAAATCTTCAGGAAACGAGAGGATCTTGACAGTGAGCAAGCCTATGGAGGACTCCATAAGTTCAACTCAGACTATTAAAGATTCTTCAAATCGTCTGAACCAAAGAGTAATGGATCTTTCTGCAGGAAGCAGTCGAGCTGCAGAGAGAGGTATTGACAAAGCAATTGGTGAGAAGCACTCAAGTACTGTGAAAAAAAACCTTCCTGCTAAAATCTTCACGACTCCTAGGACTCAAGTGGAGCCTACAAAGGCATTGCATGCTGGACCAAAGCGTGATGTG CTTGCATTGCGAATTCCAGCAGATAGGATTGAACAAACCACTCGAAGAGCCTCTCTTCCTTTACCTTCATTTGAAACGCATTCCAAATGCAATTTCAGCATTTTCCACCAATTGGAATCCCCTGATGTCTCAGTCAACTCCCCTCAAATTGGTAGAATTGAAGAATTTCCATTAGCCTCATCGGAAGATCCCTTATCATCTATTCATAAACTCTCTTCAGCTCATGGTTCCTCAACCACCCCTCAAAACTATGGAGATCATTCAATCACCAAGGACAAGTGTACCATCCAAAATTCCAAAACTGAAGGAAACAACAGGAAAGGTTCATCAGACCAGAATTCGACAGCTGCAGATGCCTCAAGCCGGGGATCATCAGAGTCAAGGCAGCATAGGTTTGACACCTCATCGTACCAGCAGCGAGCTGCGGCCTTAGAGGGATTGCTTGAATTCAGTGCTCTGTTGTTGCAACAGGAAAGGTTTGAAGAGTTGGGAATCTTATTAAGGCCTTTTGGTCCTGGAAAGGTCTCTCCACGGGAAACAGCGATATGGCTAACCAAGAGCTTCAAAGAAAATCTACTGTGA
- the LOC135585325 gene encoding serine/threonine-protein kinase Nek2-like isoform X1, translated as MEAGWASGGPKMEHYEVLEQIGKGAFGSALLVRHKVENKRYVLKKIRLTHRTETSCWSAHQEMELISNVKSPFIVEYKDSWVEKGCHVYIVTGHCEGGNMAKAIKKANGHLFPEEKLCKWLVQLLMALDYLHKNHILHCDVKCSNIFLTKDQSIRLGGFGLAKILTSDDLACSVVGTPSYMCPELLADIPYGSKSDIWSLGCCIYEMMALKPAFKAFDMPALVNKINKSIVAPLPSSFSGPFRGLTRSMLRRIPEHRPSAAELLKHPHLQPYVLQVNLKYHPTWKMLPVHQATKRHIRKIRFENDEDDAMYKDKDKRKSSGNERILTVSKPMEDSISSTQTIKDSSNRLNQRVMDLSAGSSRAAERGIDKAIGEKHSSTVKKNLPAKIFTTPRTQVEPTKALHAGPKRDVLALRIPADRIEQTTRRASLPLPSFETHSKCNFSIFHQLESPDVSVNSPQIGRIEEFPLASSEDPLSSIHKLSSAHGSSTTPQNYGDHSITKDKCTIQNSKTEGNNRKGSSDQNSTAADASSRGSSESRQHRFDTSSYQQRAAALEGLLEFSALLLQQERFEELGILLRPFGPGKVSPRETAIWLTKSFKENLL; from the exons ATGGAGGCAGGTTGGGCGAGCGGTGGGCCTAAAATGGAGCATTATGAGGTTTTGGAGCAGATTGGAAAAGGAGCATTTGGGTCAGCTTTGCTGGTGAGGCATAAGGTTGAGAACAAGAG GTATGTCTTGAAAAAGATCCGTCTTACACACCGGACAGAAACGTCCTGTTGGTCCGCCCACCAGGAA ATGGAGCTTATTTCTAATGTAAAAAGCCCATTTATTGTGGAGTATAAAGATTCTTGGGTCGAaaag GGCTGCCATGTATACATCGTAACAGGTCATTGTGAGGGAGGTAACAT GGCTAAAGCCATAAAAAAAGCCAATGGACATCTTTTTCCTGAGGAG AAGCTTTGTAAGTGGCTCGTCCAGCTCCTTATGGCACTTGATTACTTGCATAAGAATCATATTCTTCATTGTGATGTAAAA TGTTCAAATATATTTCTTACAAAAGATCAAAGCATACGTCTTG GCGGTTTTGGGCTTGCTAAAATACTAACCTCAGATGATTTGGCTTGTTCA GTAGTAGGAACTCCTAGCTATATGTGCCCAGAACTTCTTGCCGATATACCTTATGGTTCCAAGTCTGATATCTGGTCTCTTG GCTGCTGTATATACGAGATGATGGCCCTCAAGCCTGCATTCAAAGCATTT GATATGCCAGCTTTGGTGAACAAAATTAACAAGTCCATAGTGGCTCCTCTACCAAGTTCTTTCTCTGGTCCATT TAGGGGACTCACTAGAAGCATGCTTAGAAGAATCCCTGAACATAGGCCAAGT GCCGCAGAACTGCTCAAGCATCCACATCTTCAGCCTTACGTTCTTCAAGTCAATTTAAAGTATCATCCTACATGGAAAATGCTCCCTGTCCACCAAGCTACCAAAAGGCACATCAGAAAAATCAGATTTGAAAATGATGAAGATGATGCCATGTATAAAGACAAGGACAAAAGAAAATCTTCAGGAAACGAGAGGATCTTGACAGTGAGCAAGCCTATGGAGGACTCCATAAGTTCAACTCAGACTATTAAAGATTCTTCAAATCGTCTGAACCAAAGAGTAATGGATCTTTCTGCAGGAAGCAGTCGAGCTGCAGAGAGAGGTATTGACAAAGCAATTGGTGAGAAGCACTCAAGTACTGTGAAAAAAAACCTTCCTGCTAAAATCTTCACGACTCCTAGGACTCAAGTGGAGCCTACAAAGGCATTGCATGCTGGACCAAAGCGTGATGTG CTTGCATTGCGAATTCCAGCAGATAGGATTGAACAAACCACTCGAAGAGCCTCTCTTCCTTTACCTTCATTTGAAACGCATTCCAAATGCAATTTCAGCATTTTCCACCAATTGGAATCCCCTGATGTCTCAGTCAACTCCCCTCAAATTGGTAGAATTGAAGAATTTCCATTAGCCTCATCGGAAGATCCCTTATCATCTATTCATAAACTCTCTTCAGCTCATGGTTCCTCAACCACCCCTCAAAACTATGGAGATCATTCAATCACCAAGGACAAGTGTACCATCCAAAATTCCAAAACTGAAGGAAACAACAGGAAAGGTTCATCAGACCAGAATTCGACAGCTGCAGATGCCTCAAGCCGGGGATCATCAGAGTCAAGGCAGCATAGGTTTGACACCTCATCGTACCAGCAGCGAGCTGCGGCCTTAGAGGGATTGCTTGAATTCAGTGCTCTGTTGTTGCAACAGGAAAGGTTTGAAGAGTTGGGAATCTTATTAAGGCCTTTTGGTCCTGGAAAGGTCTCTCCACGGGAAACAGCGATATGGCTAACCAAGAGCTTCAAAGAAAATCTACTGTGA
- the LOC135585332 gene encoding protein NETWORKED 1D-like, translated as MATLSHAESRRLYSWWWDSHISPKHSKWLQDNLADIDDKVKAMIRLIEEDADSFAQRAEMYYKKRPELMKLVEEFYRAYRALAERYDHSTGALRQAHRTIAEAFPNQIPLELFDECVTPDAGTNTHQMPQGIIHPDGLQVDLLGLLLHDNTMKLNEACSGVTKVTTNEACLKQLDQMFETSEEATGTNFAAGREGKFSEYKLLQKEISRLSKENQDLKKQLTSESARADINENEVQSLKETNSKVKSEKDDSQTRYQESMIRVSCLEDEISRTKQDLKKLNDEMLMESSCLSSAKERTLVLDKANQSLQLELDILKQKIKQQQEELKKKGQDLETLKTSLQDELQRNFKAEMAYQSMEKKHKETKEEMRHLELELKSKLEKLQDMEIELENIREENVSFSEQNLSSALTIMNMQDEIISLMDLKRKLEDEADLHIEEKESLELELYRLKKDRNDLEQKYHLLTDEIQSVNLSVGSLQALIKELRDGNLKLKDTIKKNEDEKNLYLHKLNHMQAVSQKNTALEASLLDANNDLVRLRVKIKELEDFSAHLRCRISVHLAEKAALLSQIEAAAQNMENLSRKNIFLENSLSDMSVELEYLREKLKGAEESCDSLHDEKSAHLSEKITLMSQVESFKQSLQNLVGRYQELEVKCSNIEREKDSSLHHVAELQELLRLEKEEHDILVQSSKSQLNALADQIHLLQEEGRQREENFEMEQHKIINAQVEIFILHRCLCDMKEENLNLLFGSQKHKEALSCAEKLILELEQQCLTQEKKIKSLMEHNKKLREWIYLIIKSLKVDLEHATFDETEDELLLQLVFNEIQQLLHTISEAHDEKQHLLLEKSVVVTLLEQFGKYVADLRAEKAALEKESKLKLENLTLLKSKNDEFLEIHELMRKEMHVSNQREEALEVEVDLLFRQLTYIQESHSKLQIEFSKVFEENNLMCKKLYDLREEKVKLEEENTIFLRDVMSLDYLSVMLRSLNSERALSLQLLSNETNYFRGLKIKLEQEISLINGKCSMLEVENTHLKESFAYLKECRRSLSEDQHDVHSARSARRELNLDTVENSSIKKDMELSQANQSLKTAQYMNPELHRNLNDPKLDVDEAKVTREETEKISSLLDVFAVEEIENECLQQENKVLKCELGKLQNNVEELLHDIQWEAINAVVYKEKVLELIHKSENVVTSITVQKKVLQEEMTLRNLTVHELEKKMCVLEGENKGLRADLNAYSLFLGSLWDDIVILEELTISLARRHSTSINQKNEDDEIAACPYTMSCQKRSQDHSAMTPPGLLRLQYFHNKIKVLQEVMMNTGNVLELERLDSSASLETAWKQIELLKSKGIPDNEITKSKYEQIMKDIQLDIVLNSSRYGNDILSHGHRRARGTDEATSEMLELWGTSEEGCSNQKQKSPLIFENSMAHYQIEEVEGKYTSDELVAEKELAVDKLELSRKLEPHLEWNRRVVERLFSDAQRLLLLQSSIQELQSNMEISEKINQPTRSEFNTFKGQLKEAEGTITKLIDVNSKLTKKVEDYSASPDNYAEKKDSVSKRHKQISDRARKVSEKIGRLELEMQKIQYNLLKFEEELPSKRARFVKRRSRVRLREYLYGRRNSRRQNEGSSCGCMRPTGNSD; from the exons ATGGCCACACTCTCACATGCTGAATCCAGACGCTTGTATTCGTGGTGGTGGGATAGTCATATCAGCCCAAAACACTCCAAATGGCTTCAGGATAACCTTGCAG ATATTGATGATAAGGTCAAAGCTATGATCAGGCTTATAGAAGAAGATGCTGATTCCTTTGCCCAAAGAGCAGAAATGTACTATAAGAAACGCCCTGAGCTTATGAAACTGGTGGAGGAATTTTACCGAGCATACCGTGCTTTAGCAGAACGATATGATCATTCTACTGGGGCACTTCGTCAGGCTCACAGAACTATAGCAGAAGCATTTCCTAACCAAATTCCGCTTGAACTTTTTGATGAGTGTGTAACCCCAGATGCAGGGACAAATACCCACCAAATGCCTCAAGGAATTATTCACCCAGATGGTCTACAGGTTGATCTGCTAGGCTTGTTATTGCATGATAACACAATGAAATTGAATGAAGCTTGTTCTGGAGTAACCAAGGTAACAACAAATGAAGCCTGTTTGAAGCAGTTGGATCAAATGTTTGAAACTAGTGAGGAAGCAACTGGTACAAACTTTGCAGCAGGGAGGGAAGGAAAATTTTCAGAATATAAATTACTTCAGAAAGAAATTTCCAGGTTGTCAAAGGAAAACCAGGATCTGAAGAAACAACTGACTTCAGAATCAGCACGTGCTGATATAAATGAAAATGAAGTTCAAAGCTTAAAAGAGACCAACTCCAAGGTAAAATCTGAAAAAGATGACTCTCAGACTCGATACCAAGAATCCATGATaagagtatcttgcttggaagatGAAATTTCTCGCACCAAACAAGACCTTAAGAAGCTTAATGATGAGATGCTAATGGAATCTTCGTGTTTAAGCAGTGCCAAGGAACGGACTCTTGTCTTGGATAAGGCTAATCAATCATTACAGTTGGAGCTTGACATCCTAAAGCAGAAAATAAAGCAACAACAGGAGGAGCTTAAGAAGAAGGGACAGGACCTGGAAACTCTCAAAACCTCTTTGCAAGATGAACTCCAAAGAAATTTCAAGGCTGAAATGGCTTATCAGTCCATGGAAAAGAAGCATAAAGAAACTAAGGAGGAGATGAGGCATCTGGAACTGGAGCTTAAAAGCAAACTCGAAAAGCTGCAGGATATGGAGATTGAACTCGAGAATATTAGGGAGGAGAATGTGAGCTTCAGTGAACAAAATCTTTCATCTGCTCTGACAATAATGAATATGCAGGATGAGATAATTTCTCTTATGGATCTGAAAAGGAAACTTGAAGATGAAGCTGATCTTCATATAGAGGAAAAGGAATCTCTTGAGCTTGAGCTATATCGTCTTAAAAAGGACAGAAATGATTTGGAACAGAAGTATCATTTGCTAACAGACGAAATACAATCAGTCAATTTAAGTGTAGGATCCCTTCAGGCACTGATAAAGGAATTGAGAGATGGAAACCTCAAGTTGAAAGATACAATCAAGAAAAACGAGGATGAAAAAAATCTTTATCTACATAAGCTAAACCATATGCAAGCAGTATCACAGAAGAATACAGCATTGGAAGCTTCCCTTTTGGATGCAAATAATGACCTAGTGAGACTAAGAGTGAAAATAAAAGAATTAGAGGACTTCTCTGCTCATCTCCGCTGCAGGATTTCTGTGCATCTAGCTGAAAAGGCTGCGCTTTTGTCCCAAATAGAGGCTGCTGCTCAGAATATGGAGAATCTTTCCAGGAAAAATATATTCTTGGAGAATTCCTTATCTGACATGAGTGTGGAACTTGAATATTTGAGAGAAAAGCTGAAAGGTGCAGAAGAGTCCTGCGATTCTCTTCATGATGAGAAATCTGCTCATCTTTCAGAAAAGATCACCCTCATGTCTCAG GTAGAAAGCTTTAAACAGAGTCTTCAGAACTTGGTAGGCAGGTATCAAGAGTTAGAAGTGAAATGCTCAAATATAGAGAGGGAGAAAGATTCGAGTCTTCATCATGTGGCAGAGCTGCAAGAGTTATTAAGACTAGAAAAGGAAGAACATGACATCCTTGTTCAGTCTAGCAAGAGTCAGCTGAATGCATTGGCAGATCAGATACATCTCCTTCAGGAAGAAGGTAGGCAAAGGGAGGAGAATTTTGAAATGGAACAGCACAAAATCATAAACGCTCAGGTTGAAATTTTCATCTTACACAGATGCTTATGTGACATGAAAGAGGAGAATctgaatcttttatttggatctcAGAAACATAAAGAGGCATTGAGCTGCGCAGAGAAACTTATTCTGGAGCTTGAGCAACAATGCCTGACAcaagagaaaaagataaaatcTTTAATGGAGCATAACAAGAAACTGAGGGAGTGGATTTATCTAATAATAAAGTCACTCAAGGTGGATCTCGAACATGCTACTTTCGATGAAACTGAAGATGAGTTGCTTTTGCAGCTTGTTTTTAACGAAATTCAACAGTTGCTGCATACTATTTCAGAGGCCCACGATGAAAAGCAACATTTGCTTCTTGAGAAATCAGTTGTTGTCACCCTTCTGGAGCAGTTTGGGAAGTATGTTGCAGATCTGAGAGCAGAAAAGGCTGCTCTTGAGAAAGAATCTAAACTaaaactagaaaatttaacacTGCTAAAAAGCAAGAATGATGAATTCCTCGAGATACATGAACTTATGAGGAAGGAGATGCATGTCAGCAACCAACGGGAGGAAGCACTGGAAGTTGAAGTAGATCTTCTTTTCAGACAGCTCACATATATCCAGGAGTCTCACAGCAAATTACAGATTGAATTCTCCAAGGTATTTGAGGAAAACAATTTAATGTGTAAGAAACTTTATGACTTGAGAGAAGAAAAGGTCAAGCTGGAAGAGGAGAACACTATTTTCCTTAGAGATGTTATGTCCTTGGACTACCTGTCTGTGATGCTTAGGAGTCTTAATTCAGAGAGAGCATTATCACTACAGCTACTAAGTAATGAAACAAATTATTTCCGTGGGTTGAAAATCAAGCTGGAACAGGAGATCTCACTAATTAATGGAAAGTGTTCAATGCTTGAAGTTGAAAACACACATCTCAAGGAATCATTTGCTTACTTGAAAGAGTGCAGAAGAAGTTTGTCAGAAGACCAACATGATGTTCACAGTGCACGAAGTGCCAGGAGAGAACTGAATCTTGACACAGTAGAAAATTCTTCAATCAAGAAGGATATGGAGTTGTCACAGGCAAACCAGAGCTTGAAAACAGCACAATACATGAACCCAGAGTTGCATAGAAACCTTAATGATCCGAAGTTGGATGTTGATGAGGCTAAGGTGACCAGAGAAGAAACAGAGAAGATTTCCAGCTTATTGGATGTTTTTGCAGTTGAGGAAATTGAGAATGAATGTCTTCAGCAAGAAAATAAGGTGTTGAAATGCGAACTTGGTAAATTGCAGAACAATGTTGAGGAGCTACTGCATGATATTCAGTGGGAAGCAATCAATGCAGTAGTATATAAAGAAAAGGTACTTGAATTGATACATAAAAGTGAAAACGTCGTGACTAGTATTACGGTACAAAAGAAAGTTTTACAAGAGGAAATGACACTAAGAAATTTGACAGTTCATGAGTTGGAGAAAAAAATGTGTGTCCTTGAAGGAGAAAATAAAGGACTGAGGGCTGACTTGAATGCATATTCACTGTTTTtgggatccttgtgggatgatatTGTGATCCTGGAAGAGCTTACAATTTCCCTTGCAAGGCGCCATTCTACATCAATCAATCAGAAAAATGAG GATGATGAGATTGCGGCTTGTCCTTATACCATGAGCTGTCAAAAACGGAGTCAGGATCATAGTGCTATGACACCTCCAGGACTTCTAAGACTGCAATATTTTCATAACAAGATTAAAGTGCTGCAGGAGGTCATGATGAATACCGGGAATGTCCTAGAGCTGGAAAGGTTGGATTCAAGTGCTAGTTTGGAGACTGCATGGAAACAAATTGAACTGCTAAAGTCAAAGGGAATTCCGGACAATGAAATCACTAAATCAAAATACGAACAAATTATGAAAGATATACAGCTTGATATTGTTCTAAATTCTTCTCGATATGGGAATGACATTCTTTCTCATGGACATAGAAGAGCTAGAGGAACTGATGAAGCCACCAGTGAGATGCTTGAACTATGGGGGACATCTGAAGAGGGATGCAGCAAccaaaagcagaaaagtcccttgatATTCGAGAACAGTATGGCACATTATCAGATTGAAGAGGTGGAGGGCAAGTACACTTCAGATGAATTGGTAGCTGAGAAAGAGTTGGCAGTTGACAAGCTAGAGTTGTCCCGAAAGTTGGAGCCCCACTTGGAATGGAACAGAAGGGTCGTAGAAAGACTTTTTTCTGATGCTCAGAGGTTGTTGCTTCTTCAATCAAGCATACAGGAACTCCAGAGTAATATGGAAATTTCTGAAAAGATCAACCAGCCTACCAGATCTGAGTTCAATACTTTCAAGGGACAATTGAAAGAAGCTGAGGGAACCATAACAAAGCTCATTGATGTGAACAGTAAGTTGACAAAGAAAGTGGAAGACTATTCTGCATCACCTGACAATTATGCTGAGAAAAAAGATAGTGTGAGCAAAAGACACAAGCAAATTTCTGATCGGGCAAGAAAGGTCTCTGAGAAAATTGGAAGGTTGGAATTGGAGATGCAGAAAATTCAATATAATTTGCTGAAATTTGAGGAAGAGCTCCCGAGTAAGAGAGCAAGGTTTGTCAAAAGAAGATCAAGGGTTCGTTTAAGAGAATACCTATATGGAAGGAGAAACAGTAGGAGACAAAACGAAGGCTCTTCCTGTGGCTGTATGAGGCCAACAGGAAATAGTGACTAA